From a region of the Vanrija pseudolonga chromosome 2, complete sequence genome:
- the cf60 gene encoding Counting factor 60 has product MMASLRSALAATLGMSLVASASAFNITHYPPAADSWYNLTWALNGTGAPGIFSSSATPDAEYGVYNCEWCNMPHVRKTEYKPPACEYSLKYVEVIQRHHKRTPYASNTFFKEDVQWDCTREGPYAYARADDFDTTPVSWQAQTGTLNPFEKAVGPGFVNSTCQFPAITSQGLDDARTHGSDLYGVYHTLLGFLPDPSDTAAYAFRVTNNVITSQTLSGFVKGLFPQAPAYAAWIQRSAFDSLEPAFSCPLQGTVNGAYEGSNPDWTAHLTASAALRARFNAVSGIAADDSAGWQSSWDHPYDNLSAKQCHGKPLPCSLNNTALCVSQADADSIYRLGNYEYAYRWRGAANSTLYSALKMGAWFNELVGHMDGAISGSNKIKYLHNFAHDGSVSPVLGLLQIAHPVWPGMGSEVVFELWENAKTKAHAVRVLWSGKPLVTSTPLGTLDMVPYDKFVAYLQASIPADLVAACYSS; this is encoded by the exons ATGATGGCGTCTCTGCGctccgcgctcgcggccacgCTCGGCATGTCGCTcgtggcctcggcctcagcctTCAACATCACGCACTACCCGCCTG CCGCCGACTCGTGGTACAACCTCACATGGGCGCTGAACGGCACCGGCGCTCCGGGCATCTTCTCAAGCAGCGCGACCCCGGACGCAGAGTACGGCGTGTACAACTGTGAGT GGTGCAAC ATGCCACACGTGCGCAAGACAGAGTACAAGCCCCCCGCGTGCGAGTACTCGCTCAAGTATGTCGAGGTCATCCAGCGGCACCACAAGCGGACGCCGTACGCGTCCAACACGTTCTTCAAGGAGGACGTGCag TGGGACTGTACCCGCGAAGGGCCGTACGcgtacgcgcgcgccgacgactttgacacGACCCCCGTGTCGTGGCAGGCGCAGACGGGCACGCTCAACCCGTTCGAGAAGGCCGTCGGGCCGGGGTTCGTCAACTCGACGTGCCAGTTCCCGGCCATTACTAG CCAAGGTCTCGACGATGCCCGCACACACGGCTCGGACCTGTACGGCGTGTACCACAcgctcctcggcttcctccccGACCCGTCCGACACGGCTGCGTACGCCTTCCGCGTGACGAACAATGTGATCACGTCGCAGACGCTCAGTGGATTCGTCAAGGGCCTGTTCCCGCAGGCGCCAGCGTACGCCGCGTGGATCCAGCGCAGCGCGTTCGACTCGCTCGAGCCGGCTTTCT CCTGCCCGCTCCAAGGCACCGTGAACGGCGCGTACGAGGGCTCCAACCCCGACTGGACGGCACACCtcaccgccagcgcggccctgcgcgcgcgtttCAACGCCGTGTCGGGCatcgcggccgacgacagcgcgggCTGGCAGTCATCGTGGGACCA ccctTACGACAACCTCTCGGCCAAGCAGTGCCACGGCAAGCCGCTCCCCTGCTCGCTGAACAACACGGCCCTGTGCGTGTCCCAGGCGGACGCGGACTCGATCTACCGTCTCGGCAACTACGAGTACGCGTACCgctggcgcggggcggcCAACAGCACGCTGTATAGCGCGCTCAAGATGGGCGCGTGGTTCAACGAGCTGGTCGGGCACATGGACGGCGCGATCAGCGGGTCCAACAAGATCAAGTATCTGCACAA CTTCGCGCACGACGGCTCAGTCTCCCccgtgctcggcctgctccaGATCGCGCACCCCGTCTGGCCGGGCATGGGCTCCGAGGTCGTCTTCGAGCTCTGGGAGAACGCGAAGACCAAGGCGCAtgccgtgcgcgtgctctGGTCGGGCAAGCCGCTCGTCACCTCCACcccgctcggcacgctcgacaTGGTCCCGTACGACAAGTTTGTCGCGTACCTCCAAGCGAGCATCCCCGCCGACTTGGTCGCCGCGTGCTACTCGTCGTAG
- the SPAC1F7.11c_20 gene encoding putative transcriptional regulatory protein codes for MDSDAPSSTGSQGPSKPKVNWKNGPPSCKECVRLKLKCSRSWPCTSCVRRGCEKICPLGTLPGRQPKAQATILQLQKENRELKARVARLEGKPLSAIEMSEQTSPSSDRLDSEAGPSRASLQSGGIGEYTPFSAVSPEPDHAPPNLDARDDTMLDTTAVPTAGIMESGRDGTKYLGRGAGTLFVIEDDEPTPSSLVFPFMSSDRAALANVHELFPTVDEAYRLLDVYEREVEWMYRPLDRLAVREALQSIYSGGSISERIHHVPPHRLATVLMVFALAITFTNGPMSQSMPFFNAASALLCVPERHFMVRHTLSSVETLHMMVSYLLTLGNALSAKAAWPLIGLCVRIACAIGLHRDPSSWGLSPKQEEDRARLWWECVTYDMFLGLNYGRPYATPAQLINVSPPPYPADGGVTPSDSVFHAFKYRLAQSFFRIADYLGSPELPDYSVVVTLDSELRRVEAQAPNWLKWSDFYDPATMKLSPTYITQQHSATMFYHKGLLVLHRPWFFKAVQSGSEPLLGSYAASFTTCVTSARKHTRLMASLLRCCPQAAYGWWYFIFHAFTAAIIQYTVLRRVPQSMMADEVRADFDASFDIIKQMSEHSGTARRALPVLARLHDRLKDSSNPTPTSTSGGDIGDRALYEMFLGSAAPNPAPDMSQELSWGQQMDPNGVSMYNPPAPGYDTTSMMLGFEQPAIQPTNQDQMSITDPLIQTLLYWNAIANPEAPQGIPVPQV; via the exons ATGGACTCGGATGCCCCCTCGTCCACCGGCTCCCAGGGCCCGTCCAAACCCAAGGTCAATTGGAAGAACGGCCCACCAAGCTGCAAGGAGTGTGTGCGACTCAAGCTCAAG tgTTCGCGCTCATGGCCGTGCACCAGCTGTGTGCGCCGAGGATGTGAGAAGATCTGCCCCCTGGGCACGCTTCCTGGGCG CCAACCAAAGGCACAGGCGACGATCCTCCAGCTGCAGAAGGAAAAccgcgagctcaaggcccgcgtcgcgcgactcgaggGCAAACCCCTCAGCGCTATCGAGATGAGCGAGCAGACGAGCCCCTCATCGGATCGGCTTGACTCGGAAGCCGGCCCATCGCGCGCTAGCCTC CAATCCGGCGGTATCGGAGAGTACACTCCATTTTCGGCAGTCTCCCCAGAGCCCGATCACGCTCCGCCCAACCTCGATGCCCGCGACGACACCATGCTCGATACTACCGCCGTCCCAACGGCGGGCATCATGGAGTCGGGCAGGGACGGCACAAAGTACCTCGGCCGTGGCGCTGGCACCCTGTTTGTCATTGAGGACGatgag CCAACACCATCTTCGCTCGTGTTCCCGTTCATGTCATCTgaccgcgcggcgctggccaaTGTGCATGAGCTGTTTCCTACGGTCGATGAAGCGTACAGGTTACTCGATGTTTATG AacgcgaggtcgagtggATGTACCGGCCACTGGACCGCCTCGCTGTGCGCGAAGCGCTCCAGTCAATCTACAGCGGCGGATCGATCAGCGAGCGTATCCACCATGTCCCACCACACCGCCTGGCGACCGTCTTGATGGTGTTCGCCCTGGCGATCACCTTCACAAACGGGCCAATGTCCCAGTCAATGCCGTTCTTCAACGCCGCTTCGGCGCTGCTCTGCGTGCCCGAACGTCATTTCATGGTACGCCATACCCTCTCCTCGGTCGAGACGCTTCACATGATGGTCTCGTACCTCTTGACACTCGGCAACGCACTCTCGGCGAAGGCCGCGTGGCCGCTCATCGGCCTGTGCGTGCGCATCGCCTGTGCCATCGGCCTGCATCGCgacccgtcgtcgtggggcCTGTCGCCCAAGCAGGAGGAGGATCGCGCACGTCTGTGGTGGGAGTGCGTCACGTACGACAtgttcctcggcctcaactATGGCCGCCCGTACGCCACCCCCGCTCAGCTCATCAACGTGTCTCCGCCTCCGTATCCCGCCGATGGCGGAGTCACACCATCAGACTCGGTTTTCCACGCCTTCAAGTACAGACTCGCCCAGTCGTTCTTCCGCATCGCCGACTACCTCGGCAGCCCAGAATTGCCCGACTactcggtggtggtgacgctCGACTCTGAGCTCCGTCGAGTGGAGGCACAGGCACCAAACTGGCTCAAGTGGTCTGACTTTTACGACCCGGCAACGATGAAGTTGTCACCGACGTATATCACGCAGCAGCACTCGGCCACCATGTTTTATCACAAgggcctgctcgtgctccaCCGCCCATGGTTCTTCAAGGCTGTCCAGAGCGGGTCCGAGCCACTGCTGGGCTCGTACGCGGCGTCGTTCACCACGTGTGTAACATCAGCTCGCAAGCACACTCGCCTAATGGCCTCGCTGCTTCGCTGCTGCCCACAGGCAGCGTACGGCTGGTGGTACTTTATCT TCCACGCCTTCACGGCCGCCATCATCCAGTACACTGTCctccgccgcgtgccgcaAAGCATGATGGCCGACGAAGTGCgcgccgactttgacgcgTCGTTTGACATCATCAAGCAAATGTCAGAGCACTCTGGCacggctcggcgagcgctccccgtgctcgctcgcctccACGACAGGCTTAAGGACTCGTCGAATCCCACTCCCACGTCGACGTCTGGGGGCGACATTGGGGACCGTGCGCTGTATGAGATGTTCTTGGGCTCAGC GGcccccaaccccgccccGGACATGAGCCAGGAGCTCTCGTGGGGCCAGCAGATGGACCCGAATGGCGTTTCCATGTACAACCCACCCGCCCCGGGCTACGACACTACGAGCATGATGCTTGGGTTTGAACAGCCAGCAATCCAGCCTACCAACCAGGACCAGATGTCTATTACAGACCCACTGATTCAGACTTT GCTGTACTGGAACGCCATTGCGAACCCAGAGGCTCCGCAGGGTATCCCTGTGCCCCAGGTGTAA
- the ATO2_3 gene encoding Ammonia transport outward protein 2, protein MSPNQSESESSAPVYLGAGNAEKGAAGHIERHITPGGHPVDYSQPGIPVEHRKYGNPIPLGLITFAVDFFLVGLYVLGARDVQSTAIVIPVLMLLGGISQTFVGWFEMFIGNTYSATIFGTFGGFNMCYAAIYIPSFGVLDAFKDANGKLGDSFNQAMGIFFVVWSIVGFFFVLASFRSSVAILSTLTFTTLTFVCLAIFNMTGTKGSQYASGAMACIAAWCGFWAALAGYWSPDTTYDFIRLPPISLAKED, encoded by the exons ATGTCCCCGAACCAGAGCGAGTCCgagtcctcggcgccagtctacctcggcgccggcaacgccgagaagggcgcCGCGGGCCACATCGAGCGGCACATCACCCCCGGCGGCCACCCCGTCGACTACTCGCAGCCCGGTATCCCCGTCGAGCACAGGAAGTACGGCAACCCCATCCCGCTCGGTCTGATCACGTTTGCCGTCGacttcttcctcgtcgggTTGTATGTGCTCGGTG cccgcgaCGTCCAGTCCACCGCCATCGTCATCCCCGTGCTCATGCTGCTCGGAGGCATCTCGCAGACGTTTGTCGGCTGGTTTGAGATGTTCATCGGCAACACGTACTCTGCGACCATCTTCGGCACGTTTGGCGGCTTCAACATGTGCTACGCGGCCATCTACATCCCGTCGTttggcgtgctcgacgcgttcaaggacgccaacggcaagctcggcgactCGTTCAACCAGGCCATGGGCATCTTCTTTGTCGTCTGGTCGAT CGTCGGCTTCTTCTTCGTCCTCGCGTCGTTCCGCTCGTCGGTCGCCATCCTCTCCACCCTCACCTTCACGACCCTCACGTTCGTCTGCCTCGCCATCTTCAACATGACTGGCACCAAGGGCTCGCAGTACGCTTCCGGCGCCATGGCGTGCATTGCTGCGTGGTGCGGCTTCTGGGCCGCGCTCGCAGGCTACTGGTCCCCCGACACGACGTACGACTTTATCCGCCTCCcgcccatctcgctcgccaaggaggacTAA